A genome region from Acidobacteriota bacterium includes the following:
- a CDS encoding acyl-CoA carboxylase subunit beta, protein MATLPTAVRDDIKNSLEFKRNRDSMKSLVRQVDDLSALLREGGGQDAIRKQHEKGRLTARERIAGILDPGSPFHELHLFAAYGVYEEWGGSPAAGVVTGTGAICGRLFMIIANDATVKAGAFFPMTAKKVIRAQTIALENRLPVLYLVDSAGVFLPLQDEVFPDQDDFGRVFYLNARLTAAGVPQIAAIMGSCVAGGAYLPVMCDTLLMTDGSGLYLAGPALVKAAIGQGVSSEDLGGAGMHASVSGTVDFHEKDDVSCMARIREIVGRLGHPGPSPFSRIEALPPLYDPQDLYGIFPDNPLGQYDVREVIARIADGSEFTEYREEYGRTLVCGYARIGGWAVGIVANQKVHIREKGRPVEIGGVIYVESANKTARFILDCHQQKVPLVFLHDVNGFMVGRDSEHAGIIRAGAKMVNAVSNVGVPKISVILGGSFGAGHYAMCGKAYGPRFLFAWPTAKYAVMGGDQAANTLLDIRLNQLRKSGRTISEEDKKKALEEIRDRYAAATDPKYGAARLWIDAIIDPAETREHLIRALDVAAHNPEVPPLQVGVLQT, encoded by the coding sequence ATGGCGACTCTCCCGACGGCGGTCCGCGACGATATCAAGAACAGCCTTGAATTTAAACGGAATCGAGACAGCATGAAGAGCCTGGTCCGCCAGGTGGACGATCTGTCCGCCCTCCTCCGGGAGGGTGGGGGACAAGACGCAATTCGCAAGCAGCACGAAAAGGGGCGCCTGACCGCCCGGGAACGGATCGCGGGCATCCTCGACCCGGGGAGCCCCTTTCACGAACTCCACCTCTTTGCCGCCTACGGAGTCTACGAGGAGTGGGGCGGTTCCCCGGCGGCGGGCGTGGTGACCGGCACGGGCGCCATCTGCGGCCGCCTCTTCATGATCATCGCCAACGACGCGACCGTGAAGGCCGGGGCCTTCTTCCCCATGACCGCAAAGAAGGTGATCCGGGCCCAGACCATCGCTCTGGAGAACCGGTTGCCCGTGCTGTACCTCGTCGACTCCGCCGGGGTCTTCCTTCCCCTGCAGGATGAGGTCTTCCCGGACCAGGACGATTTCGGCCGGGTCTTCTACCTCAACGCCCGCCTCACCGCCGCGGGCGTTCCGCAAATCGCGGCCATCATGGGCTCGTGCGTGGCGGGGGGGGCCTACCTCCCGGTCATGTGCGACACGCTCCTCATGACCGACGGGTCGGGCCTGTACCTGGCCGGCCCCGCCCTGGTCAAGGCCGCCATCGGTCAAGGCGTCTCCTCCGAGGACCTGGGAGGGGCGGGGATGCACGCCTCCGTGTCGGGCACCGTCGACTTCCACGAGAAGGACGACGTCTCCTGCATGGCCCGCATCCGGGAAATCGTTGGGAGGCTGGGCCATCCGGGCCCCTCCCCCTTCTCCCGGATCGAGGCCTTGCCTCCCCTCTATGACCCCCAGGATCTCTATGGCATTTTCCCCGACAACCCGCTCGGACAGTACGACGTCCGGGAGGTCATCGCGCGGATCGCGGACGGGAGTGAGTTCACGGAGTACCGAGAGGAATACGGCCGCACCCTCGTGTGCGGCTACGCCCGCATCGGCGGCTGGGCCGTCGGCATCGTGGCGAACCAGAAGGTCCACATCCGGGAAAAGGGGCGCCCCGTGGAGATTGGAGGCGTGATTTACGTGGAGAGCGCCAACAAGACGGCCCGGTTCATCCTGGACTGCCACCAGCAGAAGGTGCCCCTCGTCTTTCTCCACGACGTGAATGGCTTCATGGTAGGAAGGGACTCGGAGCACGCCGGGATCATCCGCGCCGGGGCCAAGATGGTCAACGCCGTGTCCAACGTGGGCGTCCCGAAGATCTCGGTGATCCTCGGGGGCTCCTTCGGAGCGGGCCACTACGCCATGTGCGGGAAGGCCTACGGACCCCGCTTCCTCTTCGCCTGGCCCACGGCCAAGTACGCCGTGATGGGCGGCGACCAGGCGGCCAACACCCTCCTCGACATCCGGCTCAACCAGCTCCGGAAGTCCGGCAGGACCATTTCCGAAGAGGACAAGAAGAAGGCCCTGGAGGAAATCCGCGACCGGTACGCCGCCGCCACGGACCCAAAGTACGGGGCCGCTCGGCTCTGGATCGACGCCATCATCGACCCCGCCGAGACGAGGGAGCACCTGATCCGGGCCCTCGACGTGGCGGCCCACAACCCCGAGGTGCCGCCCCTCCAAGTGGGCGTCCTCCAGACCTAG
- a CDS encoding PAS domain S-box protein has translation MARVLTRQSPTSRHQSFMRWLEAVSEPLLSEWVEAIRKEIPAYATMEPREVRLPVERHFEALRYYWDLGLQSRLYVFYQDLARKRLAEKVRLADVARAVDVGKRILLRMLAESELPGREDLRELFLETFRENSYVLLECYQAATEEMAAEAEARLEATEADAAKSHEQWGLLNQILSGLDVGIIVLDSQLKVAWLNQNVPRDLLRLRPELAMGLPCQEALAHDAAECSRCSACYVLQGATPMRQLIRAGAGKNAKDYLKITRPLSGGHLVGPHVIEIYLDITAQQEAIRSLARTQELVRNILNSSVSAIISTDLHGRVTLFNRAAEKIFGFTEGEMLGQRVGDYYEKGLAEARTVMRRLLAEEVITDFVTAFRAKSGEYVPLKVTFSLLRDEQGTLVGTMSFCQDIRVEEALKQEVASKDQYLLSILQASMDGLVTLDAKGRIASWNRGAAALLGVEPAFALGRSIDEFLPPDLIREMPSSGTQPGTRHFEARLPKGCDSHMDILVTRTEIRTPADRERGASLVLKDVTELKRLQKDLAQAEHLAELGQLAASVAHEIKNPIAGLRGAMELMAQQHQLDDPRFVMFHEGLSQIRRLDGLVKDLLSYARPLSLQLEPVPLGLVVESTLPFVQRGAEEAGVSLTCAVPEDLPVVHADPQRLQQVIVNLVQNGIQATPRGGAVTVSGFTCGHEVALEIRDTGSGMAPEQLKKIFQPFYTTKHIGTGLGLSIVQRIVGAHGGRVEVFSRPEEGTVFTVYLPYEYWRA, from the coding sequence GTGGCCAGGGTCCTGACTCGACAGAGTCCCACTTCGCGGCACCAGTCCTTCATGCGCTGGCTCGAAGCAGTCAGCGAGCCCCTGCTCTCCGAGTGGGTGGAAGCCATCCGGAAAGAGATTCCCGCCTACGCCACCATGGAGCCCCGCGAGGTTCGCCTGCCCGTGGAGCGGCACTTCGAGGCCCTCCGGTATTACTGGGACCTGGGTCTTCAGAGCCGCCTCTACGTGTTCTACCAGGACCTGGCGCGCAAGCGGCTGGCGGAAAAGGTGCGCCTCGCCGACGTGGCTCGGGCCGTGGACGTGGGCAAGCGGATTCTTCTGCGCATGCTCGCGGAATCGGAGCTTCCGGGACGGGAGGATCTGCGGGAGCTGTTCCTCGAGACCTTCCGCGAGAACTCCTACGTCCTCCTGGAGTGCTACCAGGCGGCCACGGAGGAAATGGCCGCGGAGGCGGAGGCGCGCCTGGAGGCCACCGAGGCCGACGCCGCCAAGTCCCACGAGCAGTGGGGACTGCTGAACCAGATCCTGTCGGGTTTGGACGTGGGGATCATCGTCCTCGACTCCCAGCTCAAGGTGGCGTGGCTGAACCAGAACGTGCCGCGGGACCTTCTGCGCCTCCGGCCCGAACTCGCCATGGGGCTCCCCTGTCAGGAGGCGCTGGCCCACGACGCGGCCGAGTGCTCCCGCTGTTCCGCCTGCTACGTCCTCCAGGGGGCCACGCCCATGCGCCAGCTGATCCGGGCCGGAGCGGGAAAGAACGCCAAGGACTACCTCAAGATCACGCGCCCCCTCTCGGGCGGGCACCTCGTGGGCCCCCACGTCATCGAGATCTACCTGGACATCACCGCCCAGCAGGAGGCCATCCGCTCTCTGGCGCGGACCCAGGAACTCGTCCGAAACATCCTGAACTCATCCGTCAGCGCCATCATCTCCACGGACCTGCACGGGCGCGTCACCCTCTTCAACCGAGCCGCGGAGAAGATCTTCGGATTCACGGAAGGCGAGATGCTCGGCCAGCGGGTGGGGGACTACTACGAGAAGGGCCTGGCCGAGGCCCGGACGGTGATGCGCCGGCTCCTCGCCGAGGAGGTCATCACGGATTTCGTGACGGCCTTTCGCGCCAAGTCCGGGGAGTACGTCCCCCTGAAAGTCACCTTTTCCCTCCTGCGCGACGAGCAGGGAACCCTCGTGGGGACCATGAGCTTCTGCCAGGACATCCGGGTGGAGGAAGCCCTCAAGCAGGAGGTGGCGAGCAAGGACCAGTACCTCCTCTCCATTCTCCAGGCGTCCATGGACGGTCTCGTCACCCTCGACGCCAAGGGCCGCATCGCCTCCTGGAACCGGGGCGCGGCGGCGTTGTTGGGGGTGGAGCCCGCCTTCGCGTTGGGCCGTTCCATCGACGAGTTCCTCCCGCCCGACCTCATCCGGGAGATGCCCTCCTCCGGCACCCAGCCGGGGACCCGGCACTTCGAGGCCCGCCTTCCCAAGGGTTGCGACAGCCACATGGACATCCTGGTCACTCGGACGGAGATCCGGACGCCCGCGGACCGCGAGAGGGGCGCTTCCCTCGTTCTCAAGGACGTTACGGAGCTCAAGCGCCTCCAGAAGGACCTCGCGCAGGCCGAGCACCTCGCCGAACTCGGCCAGTTGGCGGCCAGCGTGGCTCACGAGATCAAGAACCCCATCGCCGGTCTGAGGGGCGCCATGGAGCTCATGGCCCAGCAGCACCAGCTGGACGACCCCCGCTTCGTGATGTTCCATGAGGGGCTTTCCCAGATCCGCCGCCTCGACGGCCTCGTCAAGGACCTCCTCTCCTACGCCCGCCCCCTCAGCCTGCAGCTCGAGCCGGTCCCCCTGGGCCTGGTCGTGGAATCCACCCTTCCCTTCGTCCAGCGCGGCGCGGAGGAGGCGGGCGTTTCGCTTACCTGCGCGGTCCCCGAAGACCTCCCGGTGGTCCACGCCGATCCCCAGCGCCTCCAGCAGGTCATCGTGAACCTCGTCCAGAACGGCATCCAGGCTACGCCGCGAGGCGGAGCCGTCACCGTCTCCGGGTTCACGTGCGGCCACGAGGTGGCCCTGGAAATCCGGGACACGGGGTCCGGGATGGCGCCGGAGCAGTTGAAGAAGATCTTTCAACCCTTCTATACGACCAAGCACATCGGAACCGGCTTGGGCCTCTCCATCGTCCAGCGCATCGTGGGCGCCCACGGCGGGCGCGTGGAGGTCTTCAGCCGGCCCGAGGAAGGGACCGTGTTCACCGTGTACCTTCCTTACGAATACTGGAGGGCGTGA
- a CDS encoding enoyl-CoA hydratase-related protein, whose translation MAESILLSERRGAVVRLTLNRPERRNALGPDLVAALTEALRSLSSEDSVRAVVLTGAGTAFCAGADLEYLEQLRSASVAENADDSRRLKTLYRALSTFPKPIVGAVDGPALAGGCGLASACDVLLASPRASFGYPEVRIGFVAAMVLVFLARQLGDRLARELLLTGRTLTAEEAREAGLVHRVLPSDRLTEEALAVAENLASGAPSSLALTKELLWHTSGLPTGSALSLAETVNVFARTTPDMQEGLSAFFAKRRPSWPGS comes from the coding sequence ATGGCGGAATCCATCCTTCTCAGCGAGCGGCGGGGGGCGGTGGTTCGGCTCACCCTGAACCGGCCCGAAAGACGCAACGCTCTCGGGCCGGACCTGGTGGCGGCCCTCACCGAGGCTCTGCGCTCCCTCTCTTCGGAGGATTCCGTCCGCGCCGTGGTCCTGACGGGAGCCGGAACGGCCTTCTGCGCGGGCGCCGACCTGGAGTACCTGGAGCAGCTGCGCTCGGCCTCGGTGGCGGAGAACGCCGACGATTCCCGGAGGCTGAAGACCCTCTACCGAGCCCTGTCCACCTTCCCGAAGCCCATCGTGGGGGCCGTGGACGGCCCGGCCCTCGCGGGGGGCTGCGGGCTCGCCTCCGCCTGCGACGTCCTCCTCGCCTCCCCCAGGGCCTCCTTCGGCTATCCCGAAGTGCGGATCGGATTCGTGGCCGCCATGGTCCTCGTCTTCCTGGCCCGTCAGCTGGGCGACCGGCTCGCGAGGGAACTCCTTCTGACGGGCCGAACCCTGACCGCGGAGGAGGCTCGGGAGGCGGGACTGGTGCACCGCGTACTCCCGAGCGACCGCCTCACGGAGGAGGCCCTCGCCGTCGCCGAGAACCTGGCCTCGGGGGCCCCCTCCTCGCTCGCGCTGACCAAGGAACTCTTGTGGCACACCTCGGGGCTCCCGACGGGGAGCGCCCTGTCCCTCGCGGAGACGGTGAACGTGTTCGCGAGAACCACGCCGGACATGCAGGAGGGGCTGAGCGCGTTCTTCGCGAAAAGGAGGCCCTCGTGGCCAGGGTCCTGA
- a CDS encoding sigma-54 dependent transcriptional regulator, translating into MAKETILLVEDEKLIRWSLANRLSKEGYVVVEVDRGADALRSVEEREVDLILLDYRLPDMDGLQVLKAIGPKARELPVIMMTAYSTVESAIEAMKLGAFDYLNKPFEMEELLVAIQKALENTSLKRELSRYRRAQEERFGVSNLVGRNPRIVEVFELVKKIAASSATTILLQGESGTGKDLLANTIHYASDRAKKPFMNLTCSALPESVLEQELFGYEKGAFPEAKTGKKGLLELADGGTVFLDEVGDLGPNFQSKLLRFLEERSFKRVGGTVDIHVDVRMVAATSANLEQAVTEGRYRKDLYYRLKVIPIYLPPLRERPEDIPLLVKHFIDHFNREFKKNTRGVTHSAMQALMEYPWPGNIRELKNLIERVMILENKEMIDLSDLPREIHAQEPHRPVEQAFVLPPGGVILEDVERSLLEQSLKRTGGNQTRAAKLLGLSRDTLRYRLKKFDLE; encoded by the coding sequence ATGGCCAAAGAGACGATTCTGCTTGTCGAGGATGAGAAGCTGATCCGGTGGTCCCTGGCCAACCGCCTCTCCAAGGAGGGCTACGTGGTCGTGGAGGTGGACCGGGGCGCCGACGCCCTCCGATCCGTGGAGGAGCGCGAGGTGGACCTCATCCTGTTGGATTACCGCCTCCCGGACATGGACGGCCTGCAGGTCCTGAAGGCCATCGGTCCGAAGGCCCGGGAACTTCCCGTCATCATGATGACGGCCTATTCGACCGTGGAAAGCGCCATCGAGGCCATGAAGCTGGGGGCCTTCGACTACCTCAACAAGCCCTTCGAGATGGAGGAGCTCCTCGTGGCCATCCAGAAGGCCCTGGAGAACACCTCCCTCAAGCGGGAGCTGAGCCGCTACCGCCGGGCCCAGGAGGAGCGGTTCGGCGTGAGCAACCTCGTGGGCCGCAACCCCCGGATCGTGGAGGTCTTCGAGCTGGTCAAGAAGATCGCGGCGTCGTCCGCCACGACAATCCTCCTCCAGGGGGAAAGTGGCACGGGTAAGGACCTGCTCGCCAACACCATCCATTACGCCAGCGACCGGGCCAAGAAGCCGTTCATGAATCTCACCTGCTCCGCGCTCCCCGAGTCGGTCCTCGAACAGGAGCTCTTCGGGTATGAGAAGGGCGCCTTCCCCGAGGCGAAGACCGGGAAAAAGGGCCTTCTCGAACTGGCCGACGGCGGGACGGTGTTTCTCGACGAAGTGGGAGACCTGGGGCCCAATTTCCAGTCGAAACTCCTCAGGTTTCTCGAGGAGCGCTCCTTCAAGCGCGTGGGCGGAACCGTGGACATCCACGTGGACGTGCGGATGGTGGCGGCCACCAGCGCCAATCTCGAACAGGCCGTCACCGAAGGGAGGTACAGGAAGGACCTCTACTACCGGCTCAAGGTGATCCCCATCTACCTTCCCCCGCTCCGGGAGAGGCCGGAGGACATCCCGCTCCTCGTGAAGCACTTCATCGACCACTTCAACCGGGAGTTCAAGAAGAACACCCGCGGCGTCACCCACTCGGCCATGCAGGCCCTCATGGAGTATCCCTGGCCCGGGAACATCCGGGAGCTGAAGAACCTCATCGAGCGCGTGATGATCCTCGAGAACAAGGAGATGATCGACCTCTCCGACCTGCCCCGCGAGATCCACGCCCAGGAGCCCCACCGGCCTGTGGAGCAGGCCTTCGTTCTGCCGCCGGGGGGCGTCATCCTGGAGGACGTGGAGCGGAGCCTCCTCGAGCAGTCGCTCAAGCGCACCGGGGGGAACCAGACCCGCGCCGCGAAGCTCCTGGGCCTCAGCCGCGACACGCTTCGGTACCGCCTGAAGAAGTTCGATCTGGAATAG